A genomic segment from Aspergillus puulaauensis MK2 DNA, chromosome 1, nearly complete sequence encodes:
- a CDS encoding uncharacterized protein (COG:T;~EggNog:ENOG410PHX6;~InterPro:IPR036457,IPR039123,IPR001932;~go_function: GO:0016791 - phosphatase activity [Evidence IEA]), whose translation MVPRISGTPSAVSPSSSLSRVSASSSFPLHTRWTWGPKKTLVRRYHRAVWPSYGITTPVPDRCPQFPILRSPFYFQTGYALCAKRTPRPFPPPFLSPPSSSFSDPLTTHYHSQDKRLSVRGELVRGLNNGDDAVLVTENLLGVNDGVGAWATKPRGHAALWSRLILHFWALEIERISNPEATVDPIAYLQRAYEETTEATAAPSEWFGTTTSVTALLHKKLSDSGTEKPLLYVTNIGDCKVLVIRPTEQKVIFRTQEQWHWFDCPMQLGTNSVDTPRENAVLSLVDLHEEDIVLALSDGVLDNLWEHEILSITLEGLKKWDHGRHDDKELDWAPPAVLAEEKMVFLARELLKAALAVAQDPFAESPYMEKAVEEGLAIQGGKMDDISVVVGACKRKRETHQDSTKSSSDDRPASRS comes from the exons ATGGTGCCTAGGATCTCTGGGACTCCCTCCGCAGTAtcgccgtcctcgtcgctgtcccGGGTGtcagcctcatcctcattccCACTCCACACACGGTGGACTTGGGGCCCCAAGAAGACCCTGGTACGGCGCTATCATCGCGCGGTTTGGCCTTCCTACGGGATCACCACCCCCGTCCCCGACCGTTGCCCGCAGTTCCCCATCCTCAGATCGCCCTTCTACTTTCAAACAGGCTACGCGCTGTGCGCGAAACGGACCCCCCGACCCTTTCCACCGCCGTTCTTGTCTCCGCCATCATCGTCCTTCTCGGATCCATTGACAACACACTATCACAGTCAGGATAAGAGATTATCCGTCAGAGGCGAGCTCGTACGGGGTCTGAACAACGGCGATGATGCGGTGCTGGTTACGGAGAATTTACTGGGGGTGAACGACGGGGTAGGAGCGTGGGCGACGAAACCAAGAGGTCATGCAGC ACTGTGGTCTAGGCTTATACTCCATTTTTGGGCATTGGAAATCGAGCGAATATCCAATCCAGAAGCCACAGTCGACCCTATCGCATACCTTCAACGAGCCTACGAAGAAACGACAGAAGCTACAGCCGCCCCGAGCGAATGGTTTGGGACGACAACGTCGGTAACCGCCCTCCTGCACAAGAAGTTAAGCGACAGCGGCACGGAGAAGCCGTTATTATACGTGACGAATATAGGCGACTGCAAGGTCCTGGTGATCCGGCCCACCGAACAAAAGGTCATTTTCCGAACCCAGGAACAATGGCACTGGTTCGACTGTCCGATGCAGCTGGGGACGAATAGCGTGGATACACCGCGCGAGAACGCCGTGCTGTCGCTGGTCGACTTGCACGAAGAGGATATTGTTCTCGCGCTCTCGGATGGGGTCCTTGATAACCTCTGGGAACATGAAATTTTATCTATCACGCTCGAGGGCCTCAAGAAGTGGGATCACGGACGGCACGACGACAAGGAGCTTGACTGGGCGCCGCCAGCTGTGCTTGCGGAAGAGAAAATGGTATTCCTGGCTCGGGAATTACTGAAAGCCGCGCTGGCGGTGGCTCAAGATCCATTTGCTGAGAGTCCTTATATGGAGAAGGCGGTCGAAGAAGGCTTAGCCATCCAGGGTG GGAAAATGGATGATATCAGTGTGGTTGTTGGCGCTTGCAAGAGGAAGCGCGAAACACACCAGGACTCGACGAAATCGTCATCTGATGATCGGCCGGCTAGCCGATCATGA
- a CDS encoding rRNA-processing protein PWP1 (BUSCO:EOG09261DW8;~COG:S;~EggNog:ENOG410PGZV;~InterPro:IPR036322,IPR015943,IPR001680,IPR019775, IPR020472,IPR017986;~PFAM:PF00400;~go_function: GO:0005515 - protein binding [Evidence IEA]) codes for MSMITTTAWVRRGVAAQFPTKYEIDEKEMDRISKLARMQLEDAQEDLNAAQGNDDSGKKDDDAMEDDAEEKGEKDASKKKTDDDNDLKEYDLDHYDSDEVDEDGEKITMFGNVKSLAYHEPNEEDPYLVVPEEEDDEEREELQILPTDNLLLAGKVEDEVAHLEVYVYEDAADNLYVHHDIMLPAIPLCVEWLDFPVGKSADSTSTTGNIVAVGTMEPDIEVWDLDVVDSMYPNAILGQGSADAEGDAKKSKKKKKTKANDEFHVDSVLALAANRQHRNLLASASADRTVKLWDLNTAKSAKSYSHHTDKVCSLDWHPKESTVLLSGSYDRTIVAADMRSPDTKARWGVDADVETVRWDVHDPNYFYVTTDGGMVYRYDIRNVPATPKDSKPVWSLQAHDSSVSSFDINPAIPGFIATGSTDKQVKLWNVENDKPSMVVSRKLDVGKVFSTNFAPDAEVGFRLAVAGSKGSVQIWDTSTNAAVRRAFVSRMPSLQGDVKERMVGMQPDQDESDDEGAPETGAVGGADGWESMDED; via the exons ATGTCTATGATCACTACTACCGCTTGGGTGCGGCGCGGTGTCGCAGCCCAATTCCCCACCAAATACGAaattgatgagaaggagatggatcGCATATCGAAGCTTGCGCGGATGCAGCTGGAAGATGCGCAGGAGGATTTGAATGCGGCACAGGGTAATGATGACTCTGggaagaaggatgatgatgcaaTGGAGGACGATGCGGAGGAGAAAGGCGAGAAGGACgcatcaaaaaagaaaac TGACGACGATAACGATTTAAAAGAGTACGATCTCGATCACTACGATAGCGacgaggtggatgaggatggcgaaaAAATTACCATGTTCGGCAATGTGAAGTCTTTAGCATACCACGAACCCAACGAGGAGGACCCTTACCTAGTCGttccagaggaagaagatgatgaggaacGAGAGGAGCTACAGATTCTTCCTACGGATaacttgctgctggcgggtaaggtcgaggatgaggtggCTCACCTTGAAGTCTACGTTTACGAGGACGCGGCGGATAACCTTTATGTGCACCATGATATCATGCTGCCCGCCATTCCTTTGTGTGTGGAATGGCTGGACTTCCCTGTTGGGAAATCTGCCGATAGCACTAGTACGACAGGAAACATTGTGGCCGTGGGAACTATGGAGCCTGATATTGAAGTCTGGGATTTGGACGTTGTTGATTCCATGTACCCCAATGCCATTCTCGGCCAGGGCAGTGCGGATGCGGAAGGTGATGCCAAAaagtccaagaagaagaagaagactaAGGCGAATGATGAGTTCCACGTTGACTCcgtccttgcccttgctgcCAACCGGCAACATCGCAACCTCCTTGCTTCTGCTTCGGCCGATCGTACAGTCAAACTTTGGGACCTGAACACCGCCAAGAGCGCGAAATCATACAGCCACCACACAGACAAGGTGTGCTCTCTGGACTGGCATCCAAAGGAGTCTACCGTCCTTCTCAGTGGTAGCTACGACCGAACCATCGTCGCTGCGGATATGAGGTCCCCCGATACGAAGGCACGATGGGGCGTGGATGCTGACGTCGAAACCGTGCGCTGGGACGTGCACGATCCCAACTATTTCTACGTTACAACCGACGGCGGTATGGTTTACCGGTACGACATTCGAAACGTGCCTGCCACTCCCAAGGACTCCAAGCCAGTATGGTCCTTGCAGGCACACGACTCCTCCGTATCCTCCTTCGATATCAACCCGGCCATCcccggcttcatcgccaCAGGATCCACTGACAAGCAAGTCAAGCTGTGGAATGTCGAGAACGACAAGCCTAGCATGGTTGTCTCTCGGAAACTGGACGTGGGCAAAGTCTTCTCGACTAACTTTGCGCCGGATGCTGAAGTTGGGTTCCGCCTGGCGGTGGCGGGAAGCAAGGGCTCTGTTCAGATCTGGGACACCTCAACCAACGCGGCAGTGCGTCGGGCCTTCGTCTCTCGCATGCCGTCTCTCCAGGGCGATGTAAAGGAACGTATGGTGGGTATGCAGCCCGATCAGGATGAGTCGGATGATGAAGGTGCGCCGGAGACTGGTGCTGTAGGAGGCGCGGATGGCTGGGAGTCGATGGATGAGGATTAA
- a CDS encoding rRNA-binding ribosome biosynthesis protein UTP23 (COG:S;~EggNog:ENOG410PK1E;~InterPro:IPR006984;~PFAM:PF04900;~go_component: GO:0032040 - small-subunit processome [Evidence IEA]), which produces MRAKRSKKYRKLMHQYELAFSFREPYQVLVDSNLLRAVHSFKMDLIPALERTLQGQVKPLLTKCSLASIMAGQPTHPRTNNTVRPEFLPPPTTLPLRHCSHNEDSTPIDEASCLLSLLSPHSDIKRNKEHYILATADPPAPKSNSTQQEAAGKKRKRDGDEAFQALKRAQGLRRGARSIPGVPIVYVKRSVMILEPMSAPSDGIREGLEQDKFRVGLNNPEKRKSEDGGEKKKKRELKKVKGPNPLSVKKPKKKAEDQPSSKRERTGDEGEKRDASDKPAEDGEAGPKVKRRRRHHKGARQGEAGEDGGEAVATAPVESGDD; this is translated from the exons ATGAGGGCCAAGCGATCCAAGAAGTACCGCAAGCTCATGCATCAATATGAGCTGGCTTTCAGTTTCCGTGAGCCGTACCAAGTGCTCG TTGACTCGAATTTGCTTCGCGCAGTACATTCATTCAAAATGGATTTAATACCCGCTTTGGAGAGAACACTACAGGGACAAGTCAAGCCAT TATTAACGAAATGCTCCCTCGCATCAATAATGGCTGGCCAACCTACCCACCCACGGACCAACAATACCGTTCGCCCAGAGTTCCTCCCCCCACCAACGACCCTCCCGCTCCGACACTGCTCGCATAATGAAGACTCCACGCCCATCGATGAAGCGAGCtgcctcctctccctcctctcgCCGCATTCCGATATCAAGCGGAATAAAGAACATTACATCCTCGCCACGGCTGACCCTCCGGCGCCGAAGTCAAATTCGACACAACAAGAGGCAGCaggcaagaagcgcaagcggGATGGAGACGAGGCATTCCAGGCTTTGAAACGTGCACAGGGGCTCCGGCGAGGCGCGCGCTCGATCCCTGGTGTGCCAATTGTGTATGTGAAGCGGTCTGTGATGATTCTGGAGCCGATGAGTGCGCCGTCTGATGGGATTAGAGAGGGGCTGGAGCAGGATAAGTTCCGGGTTGGACTGAATAATCCTGAGAAGCGGAAGAGTGAGGATGGtggggaaaagaagaagaagagggagctgaagaaggtTAAGGGTCCGAACCCGTTGAGtgtgaagaagccgaagaagaaggcggaggaTCAGCCTAGCTCaaagagggagaggacgggcgatgagggagagaagCGGGATGCTTCTGATAAGCCTgcggaggatggggaggctGGCccgaaggtgaagaggagacgGCGGCATCATAAGGGTGCGAGGCAGGGTGAGGCAGGTGAAGACGGAGGCGAGGCGGTAGCTACGGCCCCGGTTGAATCTGGTGATGACTAG
- a CDS encoding uncharacterized protein (COG:S;~EggNog:ENOG410PX3Q), producing the protein MSNYRSRSSLWEMIFRKLFPKRKSLSRSTGSETSWCGVEPSMIDEHQDGFYKYSQEILEQERREEMRLRSSNSTSASYASALMGPTDKPPLPFTVSSPDWNTFSSFIKTLEGIEDESSREFLSSVLLVWSRVYSVSKVVVMAFMHYGVELDNTPDSILAHIKRAEELIASNSISDLIDIAESLYYALYARLIMEIAAANLCASFTLEFRRLAPKSGSFILPEPGQLCKILYICKRTLDEPNVCINLNKELVTEHQKNYIRRSAERIHDGAFILDDLIGYRAHAFSIINDQSSEFCQSWNREGVLYEMPPKDVLALQSEKYLCFTPKHAVQQVAPALNLPFIEPHTIPKDVWDREIILDNRQATLAKLEGKTVGELRRKDGRRRLIDLVRERKCICRSVCICAHECTLDVERRCPCSERMLSLMVAKRRNSVGPLPFGPRCSALAKSTFQSIASVRPDVDDLELSVEIDRAIILLCEEIRKQRSAAAMTSGTII; encoded by the exons ATGAGTAACTACAGGTCCCGCTCATCCCTCTGGGAAATGATATTTCGCAAGTTGTTTCCAAAACGCAAGTCTCTCTCAAGATCAACTGGTTCTGAGACGAGCTGGTGCGGTGTTGAGCCCTCCATGATTGATGAACACCAGGACGGATTTTACAAATACTCACAGGAAATATTGGAGCAAGAGAGACGCGAAGAGATGAGACTACGATCGTCAAATAGCACCAGTGCCTCGTATGCATCGGCA CTCATGGGACCAACGGACAAACCTCCGCTTCCATTCACCGTGAGCTCGCCTGATTGGAACACTTTCTCGTCCTTCATCAAAACCCTCGAAGGAATCGAAGATGAATCCTCCCGCGAGTTCCTCAGCAGCGTTCTCTTGGTTTGGTCCAGGGTCTACTCGGTTTCCAAAGTTGTTGTGATGGCTTTCATGCACTACGGCGTGGAA CTTGATAACACTCCCGACAGCATACTGGCTCATATCAAACGTGCTGAGGAACTTATAGCCTCCAACTCGATCAGTGACCTTATCGACATCGCAGAGAGCTTGTATTACGCTCTGTATGCCCGGCTCATCATGGAGATTGCCGCTGCCAATCTATGTGCCTCGTTTACTCTAGAGTTCCGCCGCCTAGCCCCCAAGAGCGGTTCTTTCATTCTTCCTGAGCCCGGCCAGCTGTGCAAAATACTCTACATCTGCAAGCGGACCTTAGATGAGCCTAACGTGTGTATTAACCTCAATAAAGAACTCGTCACAGAACACCAGAAGAACTACATCCGTCGCTCGGCGGAGAGAATACATGACGGAGCCTTCATTTTGGACGATCTCATTGGATACCGCGCTCATGcattcagcatcatcaacgacCAATCCTCTGAGTTTTGTCAGTCATGGAACAGAGAAGGTGTGCTGTATGAGATGCCACCAAAGGATGTTCTTGCGCTCCAGTCTGAAAAATATCTTTGTTTTACCCCCAAACACGCGGTCCAACAGGTAGCTCCAGCGTTGAACCTTCCCTTCATTGAGCCACATACTATCCCCAAGGATGTCTGGGATCGCGAGATCATTCTAGACAATCGTCAGGCCACTCTAGCAAAGCTAGAAGGAAAAACCGTTGGAGAGCTACGTCGTAAAGACGGCCGACGCCGCTTGATCGACCTGGTCCGGGAAAGGAAGTGTATATGCCGGTCAGTCTGCATTTGCGCTCACGAGTGCACTTTAGACGTTGAGCGTCGTTGCCCCTGCTCCGAGCGGATGTTGAGCCTCATGGTCGCGAAACGCAGAAACAGTGTCGGGCCTCTTCCATTCGGTCCCCGATGCAGTGCCCTCGCCAAATCGACCTTTCAGAGTATAGCATCCGTTCGGCCAGACGTGGATGACCTGGAGCTTTCCGTGGAGATAGACAGGGCCATCATTCTCCTTTGTGAAGAGATCCGCAAGCAGCGGTCTGCAGCTGCCATGACAAGCGGCACCATCATTTGA
- a CDS encoding COX assembly mitochondrial protein (COG:S;~EggNog:ENOG410PS0F;~InterPro:IPR013892;~PFAM:PF08583), with product MHSHLHTPYNINCEEIMTALDQCHAQGFLHKALGNCNDIKREVNRCLAGERYERAKRNRDDAREKRKRIEKIWADERAVESGVPAGAPGNAAPATSAGAETQ from the exons ATGCATTCCCACCTCCACACCCCGTATAATATCA ACTGCGAAGAAATCATGACTGCTCTCGACCAATGCCACGCCCAGGGCTTCCTACACAAAGCTTTAGGGAACTGCAACGATATCAAGCGGGAGGTTAACCGCTGTTTAGCGGGTGAGCGATACGAGCGAGCAAAGCGCAATCGCGATGATGCgcgggagaagaggaagcgcaTTGAGAAGATCTGGGCTGATGAAAGAGCTGTTGAGTCGGGTGTCCCGGCCGGCGCCCCAGGTAATGCTGCGCCGGCTACTTCTGCGGGTGCGGAAACGCAATGA